One Chloroflexota bacterium DNA window includes the following coding sequences:
- a CDS encoding peptide ABC transporter substrate-binding protein: MAAVRVEPESLATRPPQEAGVALYLTKGMFNAELAVLDTHEVAQPNLAESLPQLNTDTWRVFPDGRMQTTYRLKPNLTWHDGAPLTADDFVFAWQTYTLPQLGQARLQPWNAIEDVSAADDRTVVVRWSRPYPDAGSLTGRNRAFPPLPRHLLQEIAQPDQVDALVNSSYWTRDFVGLGPFKLDRWEPGAFIDASAFDGYARGRAKIERIHMLFMSDASTVLANLLGGQVHLSADTSLRLEEAQTLKGEWGPRGLGTVLEHPNQWRATNFQFRPEIVSPRALLDVRVRKALAYAVDKDAINDALYHGSGVTSDFIISPASEWGPAVVREMVKYPFDLRQSDRLMTEAGFTRGPDGTYANPSGGRFTAEIQTNGAADNSAEQSILASGWRQAGFDVQESILPAALAQDGQARASFSSMFTNNTNSGEASLLAFTSRGIPTADNHWTGGNRGGWSNADYDRLAREFDTTLDHDERMAQIGQMAKLFTDDVASISLFFRTQPWAFVSSLSGLEVVGPEASMAWNINAWEFR, from the coding sequence GTGGCAGCCGTGCGGGTCGAGCCGGAGAGCCTCGCCACACGACCGCCCCAGGAGGCCGGCGTCGCCCTGTACCTGACGAAGGGCATGTTCAACGCCGAGCTGGCAGTGCTCGACACCCATGAAGTCGCGCAGCCGAACCTCGCGGAGTCGCTCCCGCAGCTCAACACGGACACGTGGCGCGTGTTCCCCGACGGGCGAATGCAGACCACATATCGCCTTAAACCCAACCTGACCTGGCACGACGGCGCGCCCCTCACCGCCGACGACTTCGTCTTCGCGTGGCAAACGTACACCCTGCCACAGCTTGGTCAGGCACGGCTGCAGCCGTGGAACGCCATCGAGGACGTGTCCGCCGCCGATGATCGAACCGTCGTGGTCCGCTGGAGCCGCCCATACCCGGATGCCGGCTCGCTGACGGGCCGCAATCGCGCCTTTCCGCCCCTCCCGCGTCACCTCCTACAGGAGATCGCTCAGCCCGATCAGGTGGATGCGCTCGTCAACTCGTCATACTGGACGCGCGACTTCGTCGGGCTGGGACCGTTCAAGCTGGATCGCTGGGAGCCCGGCGCGTTCATCGATGCGTCCGCATTCGACGGTTATGCGCGTGGGAGGGCCAAGATCGAACGCATCCATATGTTGTTCATGAGCGACGCCAGCACGGTTCTCGCAAACCTGTTGGGCGGCCAGGTCCATCTCTCCGCCGACACGTCGCTGCGCCTCGAAGAGGCGCAGACGCTCAAGGGGGAGTGGGGACCTCGAGGTCTCGGTACGGTGCTTGAGCACCCGAACCAGTGGCGCGCCACCAACTTCCAGTTTCGCCCCGAGATTGTGAGCCCGCGCGCGCTCCTGGACGTCCGCGTGCGGAAAGCCCTTGCCTATGCCGTCGATAAGGACGCGATCAATGACGCGCTCTACCACGGCTCCGGCGTCACATCAGACTTCATCATCTCCCCGGCGTCGGAATGGGGACCGGCGGTGGTGCGGGAAATGGTCAAGTACCCCTTCGATCTTCGCCAGTCGGACCGGCTCATGACCGAGGCGGGCTTCACGCGGGGACCGGATGGAACGTACGCGAACCCGTCCGGCGGCCGCTTCACCGCCGAGATCCAGACGAACGGCGCAGCCGACAACTCCGCCGAGCAGTCGATCCTGGCGAGCGGCTGGCGGCAGGCTGGCTTTGACGTCCAGGAATCGATCCTGCCGGCTGCCCTCGCTCAGGATGGGCAGGCCCGCGCGTCCTTCTCGTCGATGTTCACCAACAACACGAACTCCGGCGAGGCGAGCCTCCTGGCGTTCACGTCGCGAGGAATTCCGACCGCCGATAACCACTGGACCGGCGGCAACCGGGGCGGGTGGTCCAACGCCGACTACGACCGCTTGGCTCGCGAGTTCGACACCACGCTGGATCACGATGAGCGGATGGCGCAGATCGGGCAGATGGCAAAGCTGTTCACAGATGACGTGGCGTCGATTTCGCTCTTCTTCCGGACCCAGCCGTGGGCGTTCGTGTCAAGCCTCAGCGGGCTCGAGGTCGTAGGCCCCGAGGCCAGCATGGCGTGGAACATTAACGCGTGGGAGTTCCGCTAG
- a CDS encoding class I SAM-dependent methyltransferase translates to MTQSDPRGMHDWHSPTYVQEWIGGYTSDERKRSLRRIPYLVPFDPGERIRVLDVGGGWGPVTTEVLEVFPNAEVVLHDFSEPMLREAASRLARFGDAVRYVRGDLLSAEWKDEIVGQFNAVVSSLAIHNVRFPDRIRAIYGEIFSLVAPGGCFINLDQVATGSLAANASRHAQQMERRQHLYDETGQWATLEEIGEQGGHGRPAHATAQPDPETLRRIAAAEPATLANQLRWLREVGFDDVDCFGRERTSALIGAFRAP, encoded by the coding sequence GTGACACAGTCGGATCCTCGGGGGATGCACGACTGGCACTCCCCGACGTACGTCCAGGAGTGGATCGGCGGCTACACCAGCGACGAGCGCAAGCGATCGCTCCGGCGCATCCCGTACCTGGTCCCCTTCGATCCTGGAGAGCGGATTCGCGTTCTGGACGTCGGCGGCGGGTGGGGGCCGGTGACCACGGAAGTCCTCGAGGTGTTTCCCAACGCTGAGGTGGTCCTTCATGACTTCTCCGAGCCGATGCTGAGGGAAGCGGCATCGCGCCTGGCTCGCTTCGGCGATGCCGTCCGCTACGTCCGCGGCGACCTGCTCTCCGCCGAATGGAAGGACGAGATCGTCGGGCAGTTCAACGCCGTGGTCTCGTCGCTCGCCATCCACAACGTTCGCTTCCCGGATCGCATCCGCGCGATCTACGGCGAAATCTTTTCGCTGGTGGCGCCGGGCGGCTGCTTCATCAACCTGGACCAGGTGGCCACGGGGAGCCTCGCAGCCAATGCGAGTCGCCACGCGCAGCAGATGGAGCGGCGGCAGCATCTCTACGACGAGACGGGGCAGTGGGCAACGCTGGAGGAGATCGGCGAGCAGGGCGGGCACGGTCGACCTGCCCACGCGACCGCGCAGCCCGATCCCGAGACGCTCCGCCGCATCGCCGCGGCCGAGCCAGCCACGCTGGCCAATCAGCTCCGCTGGCTCCGTGAGGTGGGCTTCGATGACGTCGACTGCTTTGGCCGCGAGCGCACCAGCGCGTTGATCGGCGCGTTTCGAGCACCGTGA
- a CDS encoding class I SAM-dependent methyltransferase: MEQTVPGAVDWEAWARRWEDQQQWHIPRREQRFRIMLEMVAEIAGPEPRTILDLACGPGSISRRVLERFPQARVVALDADPFLLEIGRQTLGDAGGRLQWVRADLRDPAWHESVAGHAPFDAVLTATALHWLAPGDLVRVYGALADLIREAGVFFNAEHILVAPSSTRLGRQTQELRGRLWRAERPDGESWDEWWNAARDEQAFGRLLAERDTVFNELHPRHDECLTSAFHVEALSVSGFSEAAVVWRFLDDTIVGAIR; this comes from the coding sequence ATGGAGCAGACAGTCCCGGGGGCGGTCGACTGGGAGGCTTGGGCGCGTCGATGGGAAGATCAACAGCAATGGCACATCCCCCGTCGCGAGCAACGGTTTCGCATCATGCTGGAGATGGTCGCTGAGATCGCCGGCCCGGAACCGCGGACGATCCTCGATCTGGCGTGTGGCCCGGGATCGATCAGTCGCAGAGTGCTGGAGCGGTTCCCACAGGCTCGCGTCGTCGCTCTCGACGCCGACCCATTCCTTCTCGAGATCGGGCGCCAAACGCTTGGAGACGCTGGTGGGCGCCTCCAGTGGGTGCGTGCCGACTTGCGCGATCCCGCCTGGCACGAATCCGTGGCAGGCCACGCGCCATTCGACGCCGTACTCACCGCAACTGCGCTGCACTGGCTCGCGCCGGGCGACCTCGTACGGGTCTATGGCGCGCTGGCGGACCTGATCCGGGAGGCCGGCGTGTTCTTCAACGCCGAGCACATTCTCGTGGCGCCCTCGAGCACACGGCTGGGGCGCCAGACGCAGGAGCTGCGCGGACGCTTGTGGCGCGCGGAGCGACCCGACGGCGAATCGTGGGATGAGTGGTGGAACGCGGCGCGGGATGAGCAGGCATTCGGCAGACTCCTGGCGGAGCGCGACACCGTCTTCAACGAGCTGCACCCGCGACACGACGAGTGTTTGACGAGCGCGTTCCACGTAGAGGCGCTGAGCGTGTCCGGATTCTCCGAAGCCGCTGTTGTATGGCGATTTCTGGACGACACGATCGTCGGCGCAATTCGCTGA
- a CDS encoding NAD(P)-dependent oxidoreductase: protein MELGFVGLGKMGRPMVERLLAAGHVVHVFNRSRGPMDALAERGARIGSSASDVAARAEMVMTALPTPESVEDVYSQLVGAAHRGQIFADHSTVSPELNRRCAQRLAERGATFLDAPMSGGPAGAQAGTLTVMVGGEADTFVAAEPVFRAFGENVRLCGPVGAGQVIKLVNQLLVAIHTAAASEAAVFGAKLGADLQVVLDLVGTSFGSSTMLRRNLPRIIANDYTPATPVGLILKDLGLIHGEGMRSGVPLLLGALVEQRFLEASARGLAQEDMAALVRLWDEAPVADGE, encoded by the coding sequence ATGGAGCTGGGCTTCGTTGGCCTCGGCAAGATGGGGCGTCCAATGGTGGAGCGATTGCTTGCCGCTGGCCACGTCGTGCACGTGTTCAATCGATCCCGCGGCCCCATGGACGCGCTTGCGGAGCGCGGCGCGCGCATCGGCAGCTCGGCGTCGGACGTGGCGGCACGGGCCGAGATGGTGATGACGGCCCTCCCGACGCCAGAGAGCGTGGAGGACGTGTACAGCCAGCTCGTCGGCGCGGCACATCGCGGGCAAATTTTCGCAGACCACTCGACCGTGAGTCCCGAGCTGAACCGCCGCTGCGCCCAGCGCCTCGCCGAGCGCGGCGCCACGTTTCTGGACGCCCCGATGTCCGGTGGACCCGCGGGCGCGCAGGCAGGCACGCTGACGGTGATGGTCGGCGGCGAGGCCGACACCTTCGTCGCCGCCGAGCCCGTGTTTCGCGCCTTCGGGGAGAACGTCCGCCTGTGCGGCCCCGTGGGCGCGGGCCAGGTGATCAAGCTGGTCAATCAGCTCCTGGTCGCGATTCACACGGCGGCCGCCTCAGAAGCGGCGGTGTTTGGCGCGAAGCTGGGCGCGGATCTCCAGGTCGTCCTCGACCTGGTCGGGACATCCTTCGGGTCGTCGACGATGCTCCGTCGCAACCTCCCGCGCATCATCGCCAACGACTACACGCCGGCCACGCCGGTCGGGCTCATCCTCAAAGACCTGGGGCTTATTCACGGAGAAGGGATGCGGTCGGGAGTGCCGCTTCTCCTGGGCGCGCTCGTCGAGCAGCGATTCCTCGAGGCCAGCGCCCGCGGCCTCGCGCAGGAGGACATGGCGGCGCTCGTGCGCCTATGGGACGAGGCGCCCGTCGCGGATGGCGAGTGA
- a CDS encoding glycerate kinase codes for MHSATTNRGATAQAVASPLNDGGLRVLCAPASFKETLSARAAAQAMAAGVRSLGSEIAVDVCPVADGGEGSLDALIDAMGGRIERAVVTGPLGSPVSARFGLAAGGTIGIVELAETAGLGLVPLHRRDPTRTTTYGTGQLIRRAADLGCARVIVCVGGSATCDGGAGLAQALGAMFLDANGRPVRWPMTGEMLSLVRQVVPPRGLPAIDVACDVQSPLLGPEGAAALYGPQKGATPDQVRALEHGLANLAGLVDFDSRTPGAGAAGGAAFGLAALCGARLAPGIDLVLDAVGFAARSRRATLVLTGEGRLDRQTLQGKAVAGVAAAARRAGVPTIAIVGGTGAGAADCTDPSKGGYVCRIVSLTERYGEERAVAEAGTLLRQTAMAVVAEELERLAPQRAEGGA; via the coding sequence ATGCATAGCGCTACGACCAACCGTGGCGCAACCGCTCAGGCCGTGGCGTCGCCGCTTAACGACGGCGGCCTCCGCGTCCTCTGCGCGCCCGCGAGCTTCAAAGAGACTCTGTCCGCGCGGGCCGCCGCGCAGGCCATGGCAGCTGGCGTCCGCTCTCTCGGGTCAGAAATCGCCGTAGATGTCTGCCCCGTCGCCGACGGCGGCGAAGGCTCCCTCGATGCGCTCATTGACGCGATGGGCGGGCGAATCGAGAGGGCCGTGGTGACGGGTCCGCTCGGGAGCCCGGTCAGCGCGCGATTCGGTCTGGCTGCCGGAGGGACCATTGGCATCGTCGAGCTGGCCGAGACCGCCGGACTGGGGCTCGTCCCGCTGCACCGACGGGACCCAACGCGCACCACGACCTACGGCACCGGCCAGCTCATTCGGCGCGCGGCCGACTTGGGCTGCGCCCGGGTCATCGTCTGCGTCGGCGGAAGCGCGACGTGCGACGGAGGAGCGGGACTGGCGCAGGCCCTCGGCGCGATGTTCCTGGACGCGAACGGTCGGCCTGTGCGATGGCCGATGACCGGCGAGATGCTGTCGCTCGTGCGCCAGGTCGTTCCTCCCCGGGGCCTACCAGCCATCGATGTCGCGTGCGATGTCCAGAGCCCGCTCCTCGGGCCCGAGGGCGCCGCGGCCCTGTACGGTCCGCAGAAGGGGGCGACGCCGGACCAGGTGCGCGCGTTGGAGCACGGCCTCGCCAACCTGGCAGGCCTCGTCGACTTCGACTCTCGGACGCCGGGGGCCGGCGCGGCGGGCGGCGCCGCCTTCGGGCTCGCCGCGTTGTGCGGCGCGCGGCTCGCGCCGGGGATCGACCTGGTGCTCGACGCTGTCGGCTTCGCCGCGCGTAGTCGCCGCGCGACGCTCGTGCTGACGGGCGAAGGGCGGCTCGACCGCCAGACGCTACAGGGCAAGGCGGTCGCCGGTGTGGCGGCCGCGGCGCGTCGCGCGGGGGTCCCAACCATCGCCATCGTCGGCGGGACCGGAGCCGGTGCCGCCGATTGCACCGACCCCTCGAAGGGCGGCTACGTGTGCCGGATCGTCAGCCTGACCGAGCGGTACGGCGAAGAGCGCGCGGTCGCGGAGGCGGGAACGTTGTTACGGCAGACGGCGATGGCGGTCGTCGCGGAGGAGCTGGAGCGGTTGGCCCCGCAGCGTGCTGAGGGAGGCGCGTGA
- a CDS encoding ethanolamine ammonia lyase-activating protein yields MTEQENGSTRANWTRGPTAYSLWKAEEGVPVYEGSHVSDLHTADVKPWERIGQKGAIINLAAQEQNDGWLMEIAPGGQTKELHHLFESTYYVVDGRGATTIWQPGSTKKQTVEWQAGSLFSPPLNCYYQHFNLDGQKPARLFTATTCPLQMNAVRDQEFPFNTDYVFKDRYSGEDDYFTDPGKKIGIRRWQTNFIPDTRSFKLESWKERGAGGTNMFFVMSGNAMSAHMSEFPPGSYKKAHHHGPGAEIIILSGIGYSLLWFKGDKEKQMVPWKEGSIFSPMDGQYHQHFNSGPEPARYLAYTFGGLYVGNTMANHQGADLSEKEGGWQIEYEDEDPDVFDRFESECRKNGAEVTMDHPRRRARA; encoded by the coding sequence GTGACCGAGCAGGAAAACGGTAGCACCCGCGCGAATTGGACCCGGGGCCCCACGGCCTACTCGCTCTGGAAGGCCGAAGAGGGCGTGCCCGTCTATGAGGGCTCCCACGTTTCGGATCTCCATACCGCGGATGTCAAGCCGTGGGAGCGGATCGGGCAGAAGGGCGCCATCATCAACCTCGCCGCCCAGGAGCAGAACGACGGCTGGCTGATGGAGATCGCCCCGGGCGGACAGACCAAGGAGCTGCACCACCTCTTCGAGTCCACCTACTACGTGGTCGATGGGCGCGGCGCCACCACCATCTGGCAGCCCGGATCGACCAAGAAGCAGACGGTGGAGTGGCAGGCCGGTAGCCTCTTCTCCCCGCCCCTGAATTGCTACTATCAGCACTTCAACCTCGATGGACAGAAGCCGGCCCGACTCTTCACCGCGACGACGTGCCCGCTGCAGATGAACGCGGTTCGGGACCAGGAGTTCCCCTTCAACACCGACTACGTGTTCAAGGATCGATACAGCGGCGAGGACGACTACTTCACCGATCCGGGCAAGAAGATCGGCATTCGCCGGTGGCAGACGAACTTCATTCCCGACACGCGCTCCTTCAAGCTCGAGAGTTGGAAGGAGCGGGGCGCCGGCGGCACGAACATGTTCTTCGTCATGTCGGGCAATGCAATGTCGGCCCACATGAGCGAATTTCCTCCGGGGAGCTACAAGAAGGCGCACCATCACGGCCCGGGCGCGGAGATCATCATCTTGAGCGGCATCGGCTACTCGCTGCTCTGGTTCAAGGGCGACAAGGAAAAGCAGATGGTGCCGTGGAAAGAGGGCTCCATCTTCTCACCGATGGATGGCCAGTACCATCAGCACTTCAACAGCGGCCCGGAGCCGGCGCGCTATCTGGCGTACACCTTCGGCGGCCTCTACGTCGGCAACACGATGGCGAACCACCAGGGAGCCGACCTGAGCGAGAAAGAGGGCGGCTGGCAGATCGAGTACGAGGATGAGGACCCGGACGTCTTTGATCGCTTCGAGTCCGAGTGTCGGAAGAACGGCGCGGAGGTCACGATGGACCATCCGCGGCGCCGAGCTCGCGCATAG
- the cimA gene encoding citramalate synthase, giving the protein MSQLFVYDTTLRDGTQGEHVSLTVEDKLRIARKLDEFGIDFVEGGWPGSNPKDSEFFQRARQLRLAHARLTAFGATRRAGVAADGDEGLRTLLAADTPVVTLFGKSWTLHVTEALRTSLDENLEMIRSSVAFLKAEGREVIYDAEHFFDGYRADPEYAMETLAAAAHAGADWIVLCDTNGGVLPWDVESIVSEVLAAGHQRVGIHVHNDAGTAVASTLAAVRAGATQVQGTVNGVGERCGNVDLCPVIAGAALKLGAEMACSSKLDQLTALSAYLYDVANLVPVDNQPYVGRSAFAHKGGVHVSAMMRNERTYEHVDPASVGNLRRVLISELAGRSNLFAAAKEMGIDLDDDAPAALRAVQTVKELESRGYQFEAADASLELLLRRQLGLWEPRFHLRDYRVTIDHRGGEPRTDATIRLMVGEREEHTAADGDGPVHALDRALRKALQPFYPGIADIHLTDYRVRVLDGSQGTSTQVRVLIESADEHGTWTTVGVSTNILEASWEALADAIEYGLARQSGAVLVPSPASAEPV; this is encoded by the coding sequence ATGAGCCAGCTTTTCGTTTACGACACGACTCTTCGGGATGGGACGCAGGGAGAACACGTTTCCCTGACCGTGGAGGACAAGCTGCGCATCGCGCGAAAGCTGGATGAGTTCGGCATCGACTTCGTTGAAGGCGGCTGGCCCGGATCCAATCCCAAAGACTCGGAGTTCTTCCAGCGCGCGCGTCAGCTGCGCCTCGCGCATGCCCGACTGACTGCCTTCGGCGCCACACGGCGAGCGGGCGTTGCCGCAGATGGCGACGAGGGCTTGCGGACTTTGCTCGCCGCCGACACGCCCGTCGTCACCCTGTTCGGTAAGAGCTGGACCCTCCACGTGACCGAGGCGCTCCGGACCAGCCTCGATGAAAATCTCGAGATGATCCGTTCCTCGGTGGCGTTCCTGAAGGCGGAGGGACGGGAGGTCATCTACGACGCGGAGCACTTCTTCGACGGCTATCGCGCCGATCCGGAATACGCCATGGAGACGCTCGCCGCGGCGGCCCACGCCGGCGCTGACTGGATCGTGCTCTGCGACACCAACGGCGGCGTGCTTCCGTGGGACGTCGAGAGCATCGTGAGTGAGGTGCTCGCCGCGGGCCACCAGCGGGTTGGGATCCACGTCCACAACGACGCGGGCACGGCCGTCGCCAGCACGCTTGCCGCAGTTCGCGCCGGCGCCACCCAGGTGCAAGGGACCGTGAACGGAGTGGGAGAGCGCTGCGGAAACGTGGACCTGTGCCCGGTCATCGCCGGCGCTGCGCTCAAGCTCGGCGCGGAGATGGCCTGCTCGTCCAAGCTGGACCAGCTCACCGCGCTTTCGGCATATCTGTACGATGTGGCCAATCTCGTTCCCGTCGACAATCAACCGTACGTCGGCAGAAGCGCATTCGCGCACAAGGGCGGCGTCCACGTTAGCGCGATGATGCGAAACGAACGGACGTACGAGCACGTGGACCCCGCGTCGGTCGGCAACCTGCGCCGCGTCCTGATCTCGGAGCTCGCGGGCCGGAGCAATCTCTTCGCGGCGGCCAAGGAGATGGGCATCGATCTCGACGACGACGCCCCGGCCGCATTGCGGGCCGTGCAAACGGTCAAGGAGCTGGAGAGCCGTGGCTACCAGTTCGAGGCAGCGGATGCCTCGTTGGAGCTGCTCCTTCGCCGCCAGCTGGGACTCTGGGAGCCCCGCTTTCATCTTCGGGACTATCGCGTGACCATCGACCATCGTGGCGGGGAGCCTCGAACCGACGCCACCATTCGCCTCATGGTGGGCGAGCGCGAGGAGCACACCGCGGCTGACGGGGACGGCCCAGTGCACGCGCTGGACCGGGCGCTGCGCAAGGCGCTGCAGCCCTTCTACCCTGGTATCGCGGACATCCATCTGACGGACTATCGGGTTCGCGTCCTGGACGGCTCGCAGGGGACCAGCACCCAGGTTCGGGTGCTGATCGAGTCTGCCGACGAGCATGGCACGTGGACGACCGTGGGCGTGTCGACCAACATCCTGGAGGCAAGCTGGGAAGCGTTGGCCGACGCGATCGAGTACGGCCTCGCCCGCCAAAGCGGCGCGGTGCTAGTCCCGTCCCCCGCGTCGGCGGAGCCGGTCTAG
- a CDS encoding putative quinol monooxygenase, giving the protein MAYVVAAMWRAKPGSEDAVARVIERMTPLSRAEPGCLTYEPHRALADPRLFFLYEVYVDAAGYEAHRATEHFQRYVVGEAIPQLESRDVSFFVKMDA; this is encoded by the coding sequence GTGGCGTATGTCGTCGCAGCCATGTGGCGAGCGAAGCCGGGGAGTGAAGACGCGGTGGCGCGCGTGATCGAGAGGATGACGCCGCTCTCGCGCGCCGAGCCGGGCTGCCTCACGTACGAGCCGCATCGCGCGCTCGCGGACCCGCGGCTCTTCTTCCTCTACGAGGTGTACGTCGACGCCGCGGGATACGAGGCCCACCGCGCGACGGAGCATTTTCAGCGGTACGTCGTGGGCGAGGCGATTCCACAGCTCGAGTCGCGCGACGTCTCCTTCTTCGTGAAGATGGATGCATAG
- a CDS encoding YCF48-related protein, which produces MGLRFVALLAVTAATCLALLRGQPVDTSTASAQGEVHYVPRWDLQNSGVDDDLRAVQFVDSLTGWAVGSNNTILRTRDGGQSWQRLVDRRPNGPEFTDVQFTSATDGWVGARGTLLHTTNGGDSWQPANELARGVSGFGSGSSVGSTRFQTSLVHVYRSDDGGRTWTALPGQLAHNDYEVTFFTDSSHGWLARRGRGGLALTVDGGTTWQEVQQNLYCCGRSKIQFVNPSTGWTFGQDAATILSTADGGQTWTGQFTGVRASSSLQDMVFLNEVVGYVLINSDSGIVVMTADGGATWQEIGRLGASSNVRGISFPDSEHGWVVGDKGFVIHYHLVPVYDEEESAPSDEGGE; this is translated from the coding sequence ATGGGTCTTCGTTTTGTTGCGCTCCTCGCAGTCACGGCGGCCACGTGTTTGGCGCTGCTCCGCGGTCAACCCGTGGACACGAGCACAGCGTCGGCGCAGGGAGAGGTCCACTACGTACCGCGTTGGGACCTCCAAAACAGCGGAGTCGACGACGATTTACGCGCGGTCCAGTTCGTGGATAGCTTGACCGGTTGGGCCGTGGGGTCCAACAACACGATTTTGCGCACCCGAGACGGCGGCCAGAGCTGGCAGCGGCTGGTAGACCGACGACCGAACGGACCGGAGTTCACGGATGTCCAGTTCACCAGCGCGACTGACGGATGGGTGGGGGCGCGCGGCACGCTGCTCCACACCACGAACGGCGGCGATAGCTGGCAGCCAGCGAATGAGCTTGCGCGCGGTGTATCGGGATTCGGGTCCGGCTCGTCGGTGGGATCGACCCGGTTCCAGACGAGCCTGGTCCACGTCTATCGATCCGATGACGGCGGCCGAACGTGGACCGCGCTCCCGGGCCAGCTCGCCCACAACGATTATGAGGTCACCTTCTTCACCGACAGCAGCCACGGATGGCTCGCCCGCCGCGGTCGTGGCGGCCTCGCCCTCACCGTCGACGGGGGCACGACGTGGCAGGAAGTGCAGCAGAATCTCTACTGCTGCGGACGGTCGAAGATTCAGTTTGTCAATCCAAGCACCGGGTGGACCTTTGGGCAGGATGCCGCCACCATCCTCTCGACGGCCGATGGCGGCCAGACGTGGACCGGTCAGTTCACCGGGGTCCGCGCGTCCTCCTCGCTCCAGGACATGGTGTTTCTCAATGAAGTGGTCGGATACGTCCTCATCAACTCTGACAGCGGCATCGTCGTGATGACGGCGGACGGCGGCGCAACGTGGCAGGAGATCGGGAGGCTCGGAGCCAGCTCGAATGTGCGCGGTATCAGCTTCCCCGATTCAGAGCACGGGTGGGTGGTCGGCGATAAGGGATTCGTCATCCACTACCATCTCGTCCCCGTGTACGACGAAGAAGAGTCGGCCCCAAGCGACGAAGGCGGAGAATAA